The following nucleotide sequence is from Micromonospora sp. WMMD1120.
CGACCTGGCCGCCGACGTGCTGGCGGCGGTCGAGGCGGCTGGCGAGTCGGCGTGGCGGTTGCCGCTGCACAACGACTACGTGGAATACCTGGGCAGCGACATCGCCGACCTCCACAGCGCCCCGACGCAGGGCGCCGGCTCGGTGCTGGCCGCGCTCTACCTGCGCGAGTTCACCGGCGACCTGCGGGACCGCTGGCTACACCTGGACATGTCGGCCCCGTCCTGGGCCGACGGCGACCAGGCCGAGGTCAGCCGGGGCGCCACCGGCTGGGGCGTCCGGTCGTTGCTGCGCTGGCTGGCCAGCGTCGACTAGGGGCTGTGGTCAGCACTTCACCGCGGCGAGCAGCCCGTGTCCGACCGGAAGCACCGCCGGAATCCAGTGCTCCGACTCCCGGACCGCCTTGATCGTCTCGCGGACGGTCACCGTCTCGGCGTCCCGGGCGGCCGGGTCGCCGATCCGGCCGCCGGCCAGCACCCCGTTGAGCGCCAGCACGCCACCGGGGCGCAACAACCGCAGGGCCGCCTCCACGCAGGCGTGGAAGCCGGTCGCCTCCGCGTCGACGAAGACCAGGTCGTACGCGCCGTCGGCGAGCCGCGGCAGCACGTCCAGCGCGCGGCCGGTGATGATCCGGGTACGGCCGGCCGCGAAGCCCGCCTCGGTGAAGATCCGGCGCGCGATCCGCTGGTGCTCCACCTCGACGTCGATGGTGGTCAGCACGCCGTCGGCGCGCATGCCGCGCAGCAGCCAGACCCCGCTCACCCCGGTGCCGGTGCCGATCTCCACCACCGCGCGGGCGTTACCGGCGGCGGCCAGCAGCCGCAACGCCGATCCCGCGCCGGGAGTGACGGCGTCCAGGCCCACCTCGCGGGCCAGGCTGCGGGCGGTGCGCAGGACGAGATCCTCGGTGACGTACGACTCGGCGAACTGCTGAGCCGGCGTCGTCGAACTGCCGGAACCGGCGACCGTGGCGATGGGGCACCTCCGGGGGCGGTGCGTGGTGCGGGGGCGAGTTGGCACTGTGAGCGTAGAGGCGACCGTCGTGGGGCGCAGCCGCGCCTCCGGCTGAAGCGATCACCGGGGCAACAGCTGACTCCACCGCGTACATCCGTGCAATCCTGGAGGCGGTATCCCGTCAGCCGCGACCGGACCGGTCCGTGGCCGGGCGACGCGGCGCGGGATCCGGGGACGGACTGGGAGGCACCGACGTGACCGACGGCTGGGACTGGCGCCGGGGCGGTGAGATTCCGGCGCGACCGCCCGGGGCAGGGGCCCCACCGGCGGGATCGCCGACACCCGGGGCCGGTGTGCCGCCGGCCGGCACGTCGCCCTGGTGGTCGGACGCGCTCGCCGACCCCTGGCGGGACCCGGCGGCACCGGCCGCCGTGGTGGTGCCCGGGGTGGTGGCCGCCGGCGCGGAGCCGGAGCCGGTCAGCGATCCCGACTCGCCGGGCCGGCCCAGGCTGCGTCAGCTGGTGCTCATCCCCGTGCTCACCGCGCTGTTGGCCGGCACCCTCGGCGGCGCCCTGGGCTACTTCTTCGCGGTACGCGCCGGAGTCGGCGGCGCGGTGCTCGGCGCCGCCCCGACCGAGGTGCCGGCCCTGGCCCAGCGCAAACCGGATTCGCTGGCCGGCGTCGCCGAGCGTGTCCTGCCCAGCGTCGTCACCGTACGGGTGAGCAGCCTCGGCGGCACCAGTGAGGGTTCCGGGTTCATCGCCACCCCCGACGGGCATGTGATCACCAACGACCACGTGGTGGCCGGAGGTTCCGGCAAGGCATCCGTGGTGTTCAACGACGGCAGCACCGCGCCGGCGAGCATCGTCGGTCAGGACCCGGAGTCGGACATCGCGGTGATCAAGGTGAGTCGTCCCGGCCTGCGGCCGGTGGAGTTCGGCGACTCGGACGCGTTGGCGGTCGGTGACCCGGTGCTCGCCATCGGATCGCCGCTGTCGCTCGCCAACACCGTCACCGCCGGCATCGTGAGTGCCCTGGACCGGACGATGCAGGCCGGTGAGCCGGGTGGTCCGGTGCGCTACTACGCGGCCATCCAGACCGACGCGGCGGTCAACCACGGCAACTCTGGCGGTCCGCTCGTCGACGGTGCCGGTCGGGTGGTCGGCGTGAACTCCACGATCAAGTCGCTCGTCGCCGAGGGGCAGGAGGCGGGCAACATCGGGCTCGCCTTCGCCATCCCGATCAACCAGGCCAAGCGGGTCACCCAGGACATCATCGGCACCGGCAAGGCGCGGCGTACGGTGATCGGCGCCCGGGTGGACGGCCCGACCGGTGTGGTCGGTGGCGGCCTGCGACTGGCCGAGGTCGCCCCGTCCGGCCCAGCGGAGGGCGCGGGGTTGAAGGTCGGCGACGTGATCCTCAAGATCAACGGACGGCCGATGACCGAGCCGACCGACCTGACCGCGTTGGTGCGCAAGTACGCGCCGGGTTCGGTGGTGACTGTGGAGTACCGGCGGGGCACCAACCGACAGAACACCTCGGTGACACTCGCCGCCGACGCGAAGTGAACAGCGGCGCACCCCCTGCCCGAAGGTCGCCCGACGTGCGTAGTCTTGCGGCTGACGCCGAGAGGAGGCCCGCGGGATGCTCGACAACCTGAACTGGTGGGAGATCGGTGCGCTGCTGCTCCTGGCGCTGTTGATCTTCGGTGACCGACTCCCCGCCGTGATCAACGATGGTCTGCGGCTGGTGCGCAACCTGCGCAACATGGCCCGCAACGCCACCGGCGACCTGAGCCGCGAGCTGGGCACCGACATCCAGCTGGAAGACCTGCACCCGAAGGCGTTCATCCGCAAGCACCTCCTCAGCGAGGAGGACGAGGCGGCCATCCGCAAGCCGTTGCAGGGCGTCTACGACAACCTGCGCGCGGACGTCGGCGGCGTGCACAACGACCTGAAGGACGTGGCCAACGCCGTCGACCCGCGGTCCGGCGACAAGCGGACCGGCACGGCGACCGGCACCCCCTCGGCGCCGGCCCCCCGGGCCAGCTACGACGACGCCACCTGAGCCCGGCATGCCCGGGCCGGCCTCCGCCCGCGCCTGCCGCGGTGAGCGCCACGAACGCGGGCTTGATCGACTCGACTTTCAGGAAGTCGGCCCATCAATCGAGGCGGGATAGCCCGGCTTCCTGAAACCCGAGTTGATCAGGCCGGGGCGCGCCGAGCGGGCCGGGGCGCGCCGGGTAAGCCCGGCCGCGCGCCCGTCCGGTCAGCGGCCGGCGGGCTTGAGGCCGAGGGGCTTGCCGAGCAGCGACTCGCGCCGCACCGCGAGCCGGTCGGCGACACCGCCGAGCGCCTGCGCGGCCGGGGAGTCCGGCTCGGCCAACACGATCGGGTTGCCGGCGTCGCCGGCCTCGCGGACCCGGGTGTCCAGCGGGATCTGCCCGAGCAGCGGCACCTGCGCGCCGATGGTCCGGCTCAGCGACTCGGCGACGGTCGCGCCGCCCCCGGCCCCGAAGACCTCCATCCGGGAACCGTCCGGCAGCTCCAGCCAGGACATGTTCTCGATGACGCCGACCACGCGCTGGTGGGTCTGTAGCGCGATCGCGCCGGCCCGCTCCGCCACCTCGGCGGCGGCGGCCTGCGGGGTGGTGACGACCAGGATCTCCGAGTTGGGCAGCAGTTGGGCCAGCGAGATCGCCACGTCGCCGGTGCCCGGCGGCAGGTCGAGCAGGAGAACGTCCAGGTCACCCCAGTAGACGTCGGCCAGGAACTGCTGCAACGCCCGGTGCAGCATCGGGCCGCGCCACACCACCGCGGCGTTACCGGCGGTGAACATGCCGATCGAGATGACCTTCACGCCGTGCGACTGCGGCGGCATGATCATGTCTTCGACGCGGGTGGGTCGGCCGTCGGCGCCGAGCATCCGTGGCACCGAGTGCCCGTAGATGTCCGCGTCCACCACGCCGACGGAGAGCCCGCGGGCGGCGAGCGCCGCCGCCAGGTTGACCGTCACGCTGGACTTGCCGACGCCACCCTTGCCGCTGGCCACCGCGTACACCCGGGTGCGCGAGCCGGGCTGGGCGAACGGGATGACCGGCTCCTCGGTGGCGCCTCCGCCGCGCAGCTGCGCCTGGAGCGACTGCCGCTGCTCGGGGCTCATCACCCCGAAGTCGATCTCCACCCCGGTTACTCCGGGCACCGCGGCGACGGCGGCGGTGATGTCCGTGCGCAGCTTGTCCTTGAGCGGGCAGCCGGCCACGGTGAGCAGCAGCTCGACCCGGACCACACCACTGGCCGCGATGGTCGCGGAGCGGACCATGCCCAGCTCGGTGATGGGCCGGCGGATCTCCGGGTCGTTGACGGTGGCCAGGGCGGCCTGGATCGCGTCCTCGACGGTGCTCACGGGTGCTGACATGCCCGCAATGCTACGTCGCGGGGCATCCGCTGCCGCCGCTGCCCGGGGCGGTGTGAGGCAATCGATGGCCCCGCCCCGGCCCGCTGCTCAGCCGTCCGACCGGCGAGGGCCGGCGCCGTCCGGCCGGGCGGTGCGGGCGGTGTCGCCGTCCAGGTCGTCGCGCGGTTCGTCCAGGTTGACGCCATCGGCCGGCCGCTGCCCACGCCGCTCCTGCTGGCGGCGCTCCAACCGCTGCCGGCGCTGCCCCGCCTCGTCCAACTCCTCGGCCAGCCGGGCCAGCTCGGAGCGGAGGAAGTCGCGGGTGGCCACCTCGCCCAACGCGATCCGCAGCGCGGCGATCTCCCGGGCCAGGTACTCGGTGTCCGCCTTCTGCGCGGTGGCGCGCCGCCGGTCCTCCTCCAGGGCCAGCCGGTCCCGGTCGGCCTGCCGGTTCTGCGCGAGCAGGATCAGTGGCGCCGCGTAGCTGGCCTGCAACGACAGCACCAGGGTCAGGAACGTGAAGGTGTACGGGTCGAAGCGCAGATCCGGTGGGGCCAGCGTGTTCCAGAGGAACCAGGCCGTGATCACCACCGTCATGACGACGATGAAGTTCGCGGTGCCCATGCCCCGGGCGATGCCCTCCGACCACCTGCCGAAGGCCTCCGCGTCGAAGCGGGGCAGCTTGACGCCCCGGGGCTCGCGCGGCTGGTCCAGTCGTTCCGTCCGCCGCTGGTCAGCCATCCGTGCCGTCCAGCATCGCGTCGGTGGCGCCCGGGGCGGCGAGGGCGTCGCGGTCGCGCCAGTCCCGGGGCAACGAGTGGTCCAGGACGTCGTCCACCGTCACGGCGCCGACCAGCCGGTTGTTGCGGTCGATGACCGGCATCGCGACCAGGTCGTACGTGGCCATCCGGCGGGTGATCTCCGGCAGCGGTGTGGTGGGGCGCAGCGGGTCGATGTCATTGACCACCACCTTGCCGAGCAGGTCGGCCGGTGGCTCGCGCAGCAGCGCCTGGAAGTGGACCATGCCCAGATAGCGGCCGGTCGGCGTGTTCTGCGGCGCCCGGGTCACGAAGACCTGCGCGGCGACGGCGGGGGAGAGCTGCGGTTCCCGGATCCGGGCCAGCGCCTCGGCGACCGTCGCGTCCGGCGGCAGGATGACCGGCTCCGAGGTCATCACACTGCCCGCCGTTCCGGGCGTGTACTTCAACAGCTGCCGCACCGGGTCGGCCTCGTCCGGCTCCATCAGGTCGAGCAGCACGTCCTGCTCGGGTGGGGGCAGTTCGTTGAGCAGGTCGGCGGCGTCGTCCGGGTCCATCTCCTCCAGCACGTCGGCCGCCCGTTCCCGGTCAAGGGCGGCGAGGATCTCCACCTGGTCGTGCTCCGGCAACTCGCTGAGCACGTCGGCCAGTCGCTCGTCGTTCAACGCGGCGGCCACCTCGTTGCGCCGCGCGTCGGGCAGGTCCTGCAACGCGTTGGCCAGGTCGGCCGGGCGCATGTCCTCCAGGACGGCGAGCAGGTTCGCCGTACCCCTGTTGTCGGCGATGCCGCTGAGCCCGCGCACCCGGTCCCAGTCGACCTGGTGCAGGTGTCCGCGGCGGGTGAGCCGGCCGGTCTGCTCGCGCACGGCGACCCGGGTCAGTGTGTACTCGCCGCCCCGGGTGCACTCCATCGCGACGTCCACGACGGTGCCGGGCTGCCCACCCGGGTCGAGCTGCACCCGCCGGTCCAGCAGCTCCTGGAGGACCAGCAGCTCGTTCGGGCGCTTCTCGAACCGGCGCAGGTTGAGGGTGCCGGAGCCGAGCACCACGGCGTCCGCGTCGATGGAGGTGATCCGGTTGATGGACAGGAAGATCCGGCGACGCATCGGCATCTCGGCGACGAGACCCACCACCTCCGGCGGACGCTTGGTCGCCCGCAGCCGCGCCACGGCGTCACGGACCCGGCCCACCTGGTCGCCATTCGGGTCGTAGACGGCGACTCCGGAGAGGCGGGCTATGTAGATCCGGGTCGGCGTGCTCACGGGCACCAGCCTAAGCGCCTAGTGTTTATCAACATGTCGACCTTGGCCTACGAGATCGTGGACGTCTTCACCGACCGCCCCTTCGCCGGCAACCCGCTGGCGGTGGTCTTCGGCGCGGACGCGCTGGCCACCGAGCAGATGCAGGCACTCGCGCTGGAGTTCAACCTCTCCGAGACGGTGTTCGTGCTGCCCCCGACGCAGGTCGGCGTCACCTATCGGGCCAGGATCTTCACGCCCGTGGAGGAGTTGCCGTTCGCCGGGCACCCGAGCGTCGGGGCGGCGGTCACCGCGAG
It contains:
- a CDS encoding preprotein translocase subunit TatB, which gives rise to MLDNLNWWEIGALLLLALLIFGDRLPAVINDGLRLVRNLRNMARNATGDLSRELGTDIQLEDLHPKAFIRKHLLSEEDEAAIRKPLQGVYDNLRADVGGVHNDLKDVANAVDPRSGDKRTGTATGTPSAPAPRASYDDAT
- a CDS encoding O-methyltransferase codes for the protein MRTARSLAREVGLDAVTPGAGSALRLLAAAGNARAVVEIGTGTGVSGVWLLRGMRADGVLTTIDVEVEHQRIARRIFTEAGFAAGRTRIITGRALDVLPRLADGAYDLVFVDAEATGFHACVEAALRLLRPGGVLALNGVLAGGRIGDPAARDAETVTVRETIKAVRESEHWIPAVLPVGHGLLAAVKC
- a CDS encoding CBS domain-containing protein, which gives rise to MSTPTRIYIARLSGVAVYDPNGDQVGRVRDAVARLRATKRPPEVVGLVAEMPMRRRIFLSINRITSIDADAVVLGSGTLNLRRFEKRPNELLVLQELLDRRVQLDPGGQPGTVVDVAMECTRGGEYTLTRVAVREQTGRLTRRGHLHQVDWDRVRGLSGIADNRGTANLLAVLEDMRPADLANALQDLPDARRNEVAAALNDERLADVLSELPEHDQVEILAALDRERAADVLEEMDPDDAADLLNELPPPEQDVLLDLMEPDEADPVRQLLKYTPGTAGSVMTSEPVILPPDATVAEALARIREPQLSPAVAAQVFVTRAPQNTPTGRYLGMVHFQALLREPPADLLGKVVVNDIDPLRPTTPLPEITRRMATYDLVAMPVIDRNNRLVGAVTVDDVLDHSLPRDWRDRDALAAPGATDAMLDGTDG
- a CDS encoding trypsin-like peptidase domain-containing protein; the protein is MGGTDVTDGWDWRRGGEIPARPPGAGAPPAGSPTPGAGVPPAGTSPWWSDALADPWRDPAAPAAVVVPGVVAAGAEPEPVSDPDSPGRPRLRQLVLIPVLTALLAGTLGGALGYFFAVRAGVGGAVLGAAPTEVPALAQRKPDSLAGVAERVLPSVVTVRVSSLGGTSEGSGFIATPDGHVITNDHVVAGGSGKASVVFNDGSTAPASIVGQDPESDIAVIKVSRPGLRPVEFGDSDALAVGDPVLAIGSPLSLANTVTAGIVSALDRTMQAGEPGGPVRYYAAIQTDAAVNHGNSGGPLVDGAGRVVGVNSTIKSLVAEGQEAGNIGLAFAIPINQAKRVTQDIIGTGKARRTVIGARVDGPTGVVGGGLRLAEVAPSGPAEGAGLKVGDVILKINGRPMTEPTDLTALVRKYAPGSVVTVEYRRGTNRQNTSVTLAADAK
- a CDS encoding DUF1003 domain-containing protein, which gives rise to MADQRRTERLDQPREPRGVKLPRFDAEAFGRWSEGIARGMGTANFIVVMTVVITAWFLWNTLAPPDLRFDPYTFTFLTLVLSLQASYAAPLILLAQNRQADRDRLALEEDRRRATAQKADTEYLAREIAALRIALGEVATRDFLRSELARLAEELDEAGQRRQRLERRQQERRGQRPADGVNLDEPRDDLDGDTARTARPDGAGPRRSDG
- a CDS encoding Mrp/NBP35 family ATP-binding protein, with the translated sequence MSAPVSTVEDAIQAALATVNDPEIRRPITELGMVRSATIAASGVVRVELLLTVAGCPLKDKLRTDITAAVAAVPGVTGVEIDFGVMSPEQRQSLQAQLRGGGATEEPVIPFAQPGSRTRVYAVASGKGGVGKSSVTVNLAAALAARGLSVGVVDADIYGHSVPRMLGADGRPTRVEDMIMPPQSHGVKVISIGMFTAGNAAVVWRGPMLHRALQQFLADVYWGDLDVLLLDLPPGTGDVAISLAQLLPNSEILVVTTPQAAAAEVAERAGAIALQTHQRVVGVIENMSWLELPDGSRMEVFGAGGGATVAESLSRTIGAQVPLLGQIPLDTRVREAGDAGNPIVLAEPDSPAAQALGGVADRLAVRRESLLGKPLGLKPAGR